The Flavobacterium johnsoniae UW101 genomic interval ATGAAAACAGCGGCAGAAACCCAGAAATTGGACATCATTTCAGAAATTGAACTGATATACAGATCAAAAGTCAGCGCATCACAGCGTCCTCAAATAACATCGTCCCGAAGAGCCTACGAACTGGCGCTCCAGAACTGGGACGAAAATAAGATTGAATTTATCGAGCAGTGCAAAATCATGCTGCTCAGCCAGTCCCACAAAGTGCTTGGAATATATGAAATGTCATCAGGAGGCATCGCGGGGACTGTTGTGGATATCCGCCTATTATTCACTGCCGCGCTCAAGGCGGCTGCGGTTAATGTGATCCTTATCCACAATCATCCCTCCGGAAACACGGCTCCTTCTGATGCCGACAGACAGATAACCTCAAAAGCAGTTAAGGCCGGACAGTTTCTTGATGTGAAAATCCTGGATCATCTGATCATTTCATCCGAGTCTTACTACTCATTTGCAGACGACGGCGCCCTCTAGCGCCGTTTTATATAAAAAGAGATTCCGCCGTTCCCACCGCGGCGGATCCTCTTTTTTTCTTTTTCTTAACCATGAACATGTCCGCACTTCTAATATGACAAAGCGTCTGCAGCCTCCCGGATCTGGAGCCCAGTCCTGCCGTTTAAACAGACCTGCGCTGATTTAGGCGCGAAAAAATAATTTGGAACAAAAATTGTTGTATATTTGACATGTTTAAAACTTTTAAAATGAGCAAAATAGAACCAGCTAGAGAAAAAGCCGTAATCAAAGCGCACCGCACCCCGGAAATAGGAAGCGGTCTGGTTAGGATTGCGCACAAAATCAGTTCGGTAAGCTCTGAACCTCAGGTTATAAAAATAGGCGAAAAATATTTTAGAGTTCGCGAACTGGGCTAAAATATGAATATCGCATTTACGACAATCCTGCTGTTTGTTATACTTGCCCCCGGCTTTATTGCCCGAAATGCCTATAATTCTTCAAAATTAAGCGTTAAGGATTACAATAGGAATCTTGTAAATGATTTGACATGGTCGATCATTCCCTCACTGGCCTTCCATACCATTTTTATTGCTGTACTGCACAATGCCACTAGCTACTGCGTCGACTTTGAACAGCTGGGCAATCTTATTCTGGCAGTGCCGGCTAAATCGGAGGACAGCTTCAGACAGCTCGGAAATTTCAAGTACGCCATCTTTTCCTACAACTTCATTCTATTTGTCCTGTCTTTTTTTGCGGGTCTCGGACTTAGGGAATTTGTAAGGAAGCGCCACATCGATAGAAAAGTCCGATACTTCAGATTCTCCAATAAATGGCATTACATCTTTACCGGAGAATGTCTTGATTTTCCCGACGTGCCGGACCAGTATGAAGAGATAACCGATAAGATAATAAATGTTTTGTGTAAAGTGAACGGCAGAAGTGTCCTGTATACAGGAGAATATTTTAATTACTACATAGACAGCAAGGGAGACCTTGAAGCGGTGCACCTGCGAAATCCCATACGCAGATATCTCGAAAACGATAACGATCCGGAGCAGCAGTATTACGTGATCTCAAGCAGGTATCTGGTAATTCCAAACTCGGATATCATTAATATCAATTTCCGCTATCTTTCCATGCAGGAAATTGACGAAACCGAAATCACCGCATCGGAAAGACAAAACCTGATTGAACTTGCTCCAGGGGAAAACCTATAAAAGCGCAGAGCTTTTTAAACCAAAGCAATATCAGATCTAACTTCTTTTTCCAATAATAAATATCTTTTCATAAGGCCGCATTGCAAAAATTGCACTAAAATAAATCAGCTTCACTGCAAATGTAAAGACATAAAATTTAAAAGACTTTAAGAATGTTCAATAGACCAATAGACAGCAGTATCAGATCCGTAGTGGTTACCAGTCTGAAAGCCGCCAAAAAAAAAGCTGAAAATCATTATAAAGGAAATATCACCAAAAAAATAAACGGACTTGATATTTTTGAAAGTCTGAAAATTATCGATCAGGAATTTAAGCTGGTCAAGCGAAAAGTCAAGAAATCAAAATATCCCTTCTATATTGAAAACTGTACTTCTGCCGAATGGCTGGTTTCACAATTCGCAAGCCGTGCGTACCTTTTGAATATTGATGAAACTAAGGATTTAAAAAAAGCGCTGTTCCTTGGCATCTATAGAAATAAACTGCGCATCCAGAGAAATGAACTCTTGGCAGACAGTCCGGTCTATACTTACGAAAAATTCGTTAATGGGGAAATTAACAGCTTCTTTCATCACTACCCGCAATATCGCAATTTAAGCGAGGAAGACTTTTACAAGATTATCAAATGGCAGTCGGAAAACGTAATTGCCATCATAAGCTATGAGAGCTCTATGCTTATAAAGAAAATCCAGCAGAAGTGCCTTGGCATTGATGACCCTTTTTATTTTATAATGCTGCAGAAAACAGTTATAGACAATCTTATAAATTACACAGGGAATGACGCCAATGATCTTAAAATTTTACTTTCCCAATTGTATATTTTTGAAGACTTTAACCTCGATGAATTTAAAAATGATGCTTTACTGGAAAACTACAGGTCTTTTGCAAATAATGAGTTCCACTGGAATAAAGCCGACTACAATTCCATTAAAAAGCTATCGGATGTTATGCAGGGCGGGCCGGAAAAAGTTTTCACCAATGAATTTTTAGTTTTCCATACTGTAGAAAAAATTGGTTTTTGGCTTGACTCGCTCGTAAATGAATCGCAGATACAGAAAACCTATATTCTTCCTGATTATGAAAAAGAACTGGAAAAGGTCCAGCGTGAAGCAGCTCAAGAAATAGAGAACTTAGCCGACGCAATGTATAATTATATCAACGATGAGGAGAACAGCGAAAAAGAAGTTAAAAATTATCTCTTAAAATTATATGATGCCAATCGAATCAGGTATAATAAAATAAAAGAAAAAGATATTCTTCACATGCTTGCCGATGACAGAAAGCATGTGCTGATAAACTATTTTACAACCAATGCCTTCTTTAGAAACAACATAGGAGAAACTGGAGAAAATCTTAGGGAATTGATTATTGTACGCGAACTTGCTTGGGAAATACTGGTCGCACATAATAACTTTTTTGACAACAAAAATATTTTCATCACATTGGACAATGACTTCAGTGACATTAACATGCTGATAAATAAGATGGTCCTAAATAAAAAACTTTATAAGGCCGGAAAAAAAGCACAAATGGACTTTTTTTCAAATTACGACAAATACGGTATGCCGATCGATTATCACTTTCAAAATGTGCACGAAGAACTGCAAAAAGTATTTACCATTGCATTGAATAAACTTCAAAAAATATTGGATAACGCCGAGCCTAGTAAAAAAGTAATGTATCTCCAAAGCAGGATTAAAGAAATAAAGCAGAGGGAACTTTTATTCAAGCAGTACCAGGATGAAAGCGATTTTAAATATGCAGTGGATAAATATTCCGTTTTATTCAAAGAATTTTTAACCATCGAAGCTGACTTTTTGAAAGAAACCCTCAATACACAGCCAATAGCCTTTGAGCTGAAACAGCCAAAAACGTTAGAGATCAAGCCTGAATTTGACACCGTTTCAAATAAAAAAAATCAAAAATTCATCAAGCAGCTTCTCGAAGATTTAGGCCTGACCATAGACGGCAGAGCAAATATAAGTGAAAGGAAAAAAGGAGCAGTTAGAGGAATCGTTGAGGCATTAAAAGAAAGCAAAATTTTACCTGATAGAAGCCTTGAAGTTTTATGTAAAATTATCGCCGATGAAATAGGTCTGCAAATAAATTCAAAACTAGACATATCAAACATATCCGAACAGTATAAAGAAGAGGCAGAAAAATACATTTCTGAAAATTACACACGATAATTCCAATTCCAGATATTCTCATCTATAAGGTTTTATAAGGTCAGCCTTATAACGTTGTATCATCTTCTAAATATTTGCAATGTCTAACAAAGTAAATATTACAGATCATGAGAATAAAAAAGTTAAAAAACAAAAAATGCAATCGTCGCAATAAACATTCGCTAGGAATCAAGAAAAGCCAAAATTCTATATCTAATAAGGCTCTTAATATTTTTGATAAATTATTCCAAAAATTTAATCTTAAATATTCAATTTCTCTTGATCAGATAAAAATTATACTTCTTGTCCTTAAAATAATTTTAGAGTTATCAAATTGATGGTTTTTCACAAAAAAGCTGAAGCAGACTTTTTAGTTATCCACTAA includes:
- a CDS encoding JAB domain-containing protein, yielding MKTAAETQKLDIISEIELIYRSKVSASQRPQITSSRRAYELALQNWDENKIEFIEQCKIMLLSQSHKVLGIYEMSSGGIAGTVVDIRLLFTAALKAAAVNVILIHNHPSGNTAPSDADRQITSKAVKAGQFLDVKILDHLIISSESYYSFADDGAL